The genomic interval TTTTTGAGAAATGAAACTTGTCAATGCAGTTCCTATGTGATTGTCAAGCATTACATACCTTGTTTTTTCGTGTCCATTTTTGTCAATGAAAAAGGTTCTGATACAGCCTGAATGAACAAAATAAAATTCTTTACATATGCTTCCTTCGTGTAGCAAAATGTCATTTTTCTTTATTGATTTTGGCTTGAAGCAAGCTGATATTTCTTCAAGTTCACCTTCTTCAAAGTCTGAGAATATTTTAAGTACTTTTTTTAAATTGTCTGTCATTTTTATTGTCTGTACGATGTCGCTTTACAATGACCGCTAACGCCCGGGTATTGCCGAAGGCGTGGTGTTTTAGCACTAACGTTCAACAAACTTACCAAAGTTTAAATTTAGCAAAACTGTTTCATAGTATTCCGTCCGCCACGCTTTTGGCAATACCATGTTGTGCGTTCGCTTTTTATTGTGTCAAGATTTTTTGAATTTCCATTTTATAGTCGGGATTTCCCGTCATTCCGTTATGCCCTTGTCCATGAAGTGTAATAAGCTTGTCCTGCTTTTTAAATTCTTTTTGAAGTTTTAAAGATGAGCCATAATAAATTACTTCGTCTTGGTCGCCATGAAAAACCACAATTGGCGTTTTGCAATCCTTTATATACTCATTTGTCTCAAACTTATACTTTAAAATAAAAGTCGGAATTATTGGATATGTATGTCTCATCATATCTGTCAAACTATAATATGGTGCTTGTAAAATCAAAAGTTTTGGATTGTTTGTTGATGCAGTTTTTGCAGCAAGTCCTGTCCCTATTGAATAACCTAAAACTATTATTTTGCTTTCAGGATATTTTGTTTTTAGTTGATTATAAGCTATTTGGATGTCTTGGAAGAATTTAGTTTGTCCATTAATTGCTCCTTCACTTTTACCATAACCACGATAGTCCAACATAAAAACGTCATAATTTAAGTCAGTATAGGTTTTAGCTACGTCACCCCACGAACTTAAAGAACCTGCATTTCCGTGCAAATAAAATATGACACCTTTTGAACTATCCGCTTTGAAGAGAATAGCGTTTAGGAATTTGTTGTCTGTTGTTTTTACATTTACTTCTTCAAATTTTTGGTCAAAATTAAATTTGTAATCCTTGTCTAATTTTTGCGGGAAGAAAATTAGTTTCTCTTGAAAAAAATATAGGAAACTACAAATAATTATGTATAGTCCTAACACAAGTTTTAAAGTTCTAAGAAGTATTTTTTTCATTGAAGGGTTTGTCTAAAGTGACGCACAACGGTAGCCAGCTTTACGCAGTGCAGGTGTTTGAAAAACTGAACTTCACTTTAGCACTTAAGCAAGCTTTGCCGTTTGATTTGCTAATTTAATCTTTTACGCAACATCAAACGGCAAAGGCGACAATAGAATTACAAATGCTCATTTACTTCCGTCCGCCTGCATTGCGGAAAACTGTTGTTATGCGGTCGCTTTTTGATGTTCAATTATTTGTTGTTTTAGTTCGTCTGTAATGTTTGTCCATTTCGTTTTACCAGTTATTTGAAGTACGCAACCATACTCGCCATTAGTAGCTAAAAGAATTTGTCTAAACCAGT from Candidatus Dependentiae bacterium carries:
- a CDS encoding alpha/beta fold hydrolase codes for the protein MKKILLRTLKLVLGLYIIICSFLYFFQEKLIFFPQKLDKDYKFNFDQKFEEVNVKTTDNKFLNAILFKADSSKGVIFYLHGNAGSLSSWGDVAKTYTDLNYDVFMLDYRGYGKSEGAINGQTKFFQDIQIAYNQLKTKYPESKIIVLGYSIGTGLAAKTASTNNPKLLILQAPYYSLTDMMRHTYPIIPTFILKYKFETNEYIKDCKTPIVVFHGDQDEVIYYGSSLKLQKEFKKQDKLITLHGQGHNGMTGNPDYKMEIQKILTQ